AATAGGCGAAAAGTCGCAGAGTGTGAGATCGGGTACGAAAGCAGAAATTTGTGCCGCTTCGTTGTGATGCGCGGCGCAATGCCGGCTGAATGGGAAGCTGAGTGGAGGCCGTTAGCCGCGCTGGCGTTGCACCAGCGCGGGGCTCAATGGGATCGTTGGAACGATGCGATGCGTGTCAGATCGCGAACGTGCCGTTCTGGCCCGTCGATTCCTGCAAGCCCTTGATCCACTTGCGCGCGGGCAGCTTGAGTTGCGTCTCGATCAGCTTGGCGCGCTCGGTCAACTGCTGGAACGACACGTCGATGGCCGGGCCCGAGAACGCAATCGCGATACGGTTGCCGTCATGCACTTCGGGCAGCGCGACGACGCGTCCGTCGAACGCTTCGTTCAGGCGCTTCATGTTGCGCACGAAGCTCGGATGATCGCCGAACAGATTGACCGTGACGATGCCCGCTTGCGTCAGGCACGCACGCGCCGCACGATAGAACGCGACGCTGTCGAGCACCGGGCCGCGCGCCGTCGCGTCGTACAGATCGATCTGCAACGCGCCGACCGTGCCGTGATTCGCGCGGTCGTTGACGAATTCCCACGCGTCGGTTTCGCGCACGGTGAGGCGCGCGTCGTCGGCGGGCAAGCCGAACATCGTGCGCGCGGCGATCACGACGGCGGGATTCAGTTCGACGGCTTCGACGTGCGCGCGCGTCAGGTGGCGATGCGCGAACTTCGTCAGCGAGCCCGTACCGAGGCCGAGCTGCACGATGCGCTTCGGTGTTTCGAGAAACAGCAGCCACGCCATCATCTGCTGCGCGTATTCGAGTTCGATGTGATCGGGCTTCGACAGACGCATCGCGCCTTGCACCCATTCCGTGCCGAAGTGCAGATAGCGCACGCCGCCCTCTTCCGAGAACGTGACGGGCGCAAAGCGCGGCTTGCGCGGCGCTTCGATCACCGATGCTTTGGCGATGTCGCCGAAGTCTTCGTCGTCACGCGACGCACGCGTTTTCGCGCGCGAGATGGTCTGCTTCGGTGCGGCGGACTGCTTGTTACGGAAAGCACGCGCCTCGGCCGAAGCGCGTTTGATCAGTTTCGTCATGTAAGGATGTCGCGCCACAGGCGCAATTTTTGGTCGAACGAGAGCATAGCATTGGCGGGACTGGAGGACGGCAGGACCAGCGTCTCGTAGCCGGCTGCAGCGATCACAGGCGCAAAGCGCCCCGCCGTCTTGCCGTTGAAGCACACCTTCTTCAACGCGGGCGCGTACTCGCGGAACGAAGCGAAGTCGTTCGGCGATGCATTGCGGATTGCCGCATCGAGACTGCCCTCGCGCGTGCAGGCAGCCAGCACATCCCAAACGCCGATGCCATGCTTCAACACACGTTCGAGGCGCGTCGGGTAATCGAGTTCAGGGAGCGGCTCGTCGATCACTGCGCCGAGCAAACGCCAGAACTGGTTTCGCGGATGCGCGTAATACTGCGTCGCTTGCAATGATGCTTCGCCGGGAAAGCTGCCGAGTATCAGCGTATGCGTGCTTTCGGCGACGACGGGTGGAAAGCCGCGCAGCATCAGCGTGCGTCTCCGTGTTTGCCCGCGCCCTTCGCGTCGCGTCGCGCGTTGGCATCGGCACGCGATGCGGTGTGATCGAGCGCCTGGCCGTGATCGCGCGGCACAGGTTGTTGAACATGCACGCGCTCTGCAT
This genomic interval from Paraburkholderia sabiae contains the following:
- a CDS encoding DNA-deoxyinosine glycosylase — protein: MLRGFPPVVAESTHTLILGSFPGEASLQATQYYAHPRNQFWRLLGAVIDEPLPELDYPTRLERVLKHGIGVWDVLAACTREGSLDAAIRNASPNDFASFREYAPALKKVCFNGKTAGRFAPVIAAAGYETLVLPSSSPANAMLSFDQKLRLWRDILT
- a CDS encoding class I SAM-dependent methyltransferase, which encodes MTKLIKRASAEARAFRNKQSAAPKQTISRAKTRASRDDEDFGDIAKASVIEAPRKPRFAPVTFSEEGGVRYLHFGTEWVQGAMRLSKPDHIELEYAQQMMAWLLFLETPKRIVQLGLGTGSLTKFAHRHLTRAHVEAVELNPAVVIAARTMFGLPADDARLTVRETDAWEFVNDRANHGTVGALQIDLYDATARGPVLDSVAFYRAARACLTQAGIVTVNLFGDHPSFVRNMKRLNEAFDGRVVALPEVHDGNRIAIAFSGPAIDVSFQQLTERAKLIETQLKLPARKWIKGLQESTGQNGTFAI